Proteins from a genomic interval of Henckelia pumila isolate YLH828 unplaced genomic scaffold, ASM3356847v2 CTG_170, whole genome shotgun sequence:
- the LOC140870674 gene encoding O-fucosyltransferase 20, which produces MCEMAVCKSSKKKQQSYISVPSQIISSISQSSLESLLVSPKKKLQSHPSKLRALLHSPRFLVFLIFLLGFLWMLRTYDFDPSIPFSRNPCAVSQEKGEILNWLSSSQLSMEGGTLEESGFWKQPDGMGYRPCLDFSERYRREGDIIVRDRAKYLMVVVSGGMNQQRNQIVDAVVIARILGAALVVPILQVNVIWGDESEFSDIFDLDHFKNVLANDVRIVSSLPSTHLMTRPVEEKSTPLHVSPEWIRSRYLRRLRRDGVLLLRGLDSRLSKDLPSDLQKLRCKVAFHALRFAPHIYEIGNKLTERMSSNGPYLALHLRMEKDVWVRTGCLPGLTPDYDDMINNERKVRPELLTSRSNMTHRDRKLAGLCPLNALEVARLLKALGAPKGMRIYWAGGIPLGGADALLPLVKEFPHFYSKEDLALPRELEPFSKKASLMAAIDHIVSEKSDVFMASHGGNMGHAIQGHRAYAGHKKTIIPNKRHMLSYFVDSSLPEAEFNEIILNLHQDSFGQPEIRTSKSGRDVTKYPIPECMCNNTNVA; this is translated from the exons ATGTGCGAGATGGCCGTCTGCAAGAGCAGCAAGAAGAAGCAGCAGAGTTACATTTCGGTCCCTTCTCAAATCATTAGCTCAATCTCACAATCATCTCTTGAATCTTTGCTGGTATCTCCTAAGAAAAAGCTGCAGTCTCACCCCTCGAAGCTCAGGGCTCTGCTCCACTCCCCAAGATTTCTCGTCTTCTTGATTTTTCTGCTGGGTTTCCTCTGGATGTTGAGGACGTATGACTTTGATCCTTCCATACCTTTCTCGAGAAACCCATGTGCTGTTTCTCAAGAAAAAGGTGAAATCTTGAACTGGTTGTCGAGTTCTCAGCTGAGTATGGAGGGAGGAACTCTTGAAGAAAGTGGGTTTTGGAAGCAGCCCGATGGGATGGGATACAGGCCTTGTTTGGATTTCAGTGAAAGATATAGAAGAGAAGGTGATATTATTGTTAGAGACAGGGCAAAGTATTTGATGGTCGTGGTTTCTGGTGGGATGAATCAGCAGAGGAATCAGATTGTGGATGCTGTTGTCATCGCAAGGATTCTTGGAGCAGCTTTGGTTGTGCCCATCTTGCAAGTTAACGTTATCTGGGGTgacgaaag TGAATTTTCTGATATATTTGATTTGGATCATTTCAAGAATGTTTTGGCAAATGATGTGAGAATAGTATCATCTCTTCCCTCGACTCATTTGATGACACGACCTGTGGAAGAAAAGAGCACCCCTCTTCATGTGTCTCCGGAGTGGATTCGCTCTCGTTACCTTCGACGG cTTAGGAGGGACGGTGTGTTGCTGTTACGTGGTTTGGATTCAAGGCTTTCTAAGGATCTTCCTTCTGATCTTCAAAAGCTTCGTTGCAAG GTTGCTTTTCATGCATTGAGGTTTGCCCCCCATATATATGAAATTGGCAATAAACTTACGGAAAGAATGAGCAGCAATGGACCGTATCTCGCTCTTCATTTGCGAATGGAAAAGGACGTATGGGTTAGGACCGGATGTCTTCCTGGTCTAACACCCGATTACGATGACATGATCAATAACGAGAGGAAGGTACGGCCAGAGCTCTTGACTTCACGATCCAACATGACACACCGCGACAGAAAACTTGCCGGACTCTGCCCTTTAAATGCTTTAGAAGTCGCGCG GTTGCTTAAAGCTTTGGGAGCTCCGAAGGGTATGAGAATATACTGGGCCGGTGGGATTCCTTTGGGAGGAGCAGACGCTTTGTTGCCACTGGTGAAAGAGTTTCCTCATTTTTATAGCAAGGAAGATCTTGCATTACCTCGGGAGCTCGAACCATTTTCAAAGAAAGCTTCATTAATGGCTGCAATCGATCACATAGTTTCGGAGAAAAGTGATGTGTTCATGGCATCTCATGGGGGAAACATGGGACATGCAATTCAG GGGCATAGGGCCTATGCAGGGCACAAGAAGACTATAATCCCCAACAAAAGACATATGCTTAGCTACTTTGTTGATTCTTCGCTTCCTGAGGCTGAGTTCAATGAGATCATACTCAACTTGCACCAAGATTCTTTCGGGCAGCCAGAGATTAGGACTAGCAAATCTGGGAGGGATGTGACAAAGTACCCTATTCCTGAATGCATGTGCAATAATACTAACGTGGCGTAG